TCTTCTATCTCTTTTATTTGTTTATTTGTTAAGTGTGGATAGCTCATTTTCTTCCCATCCCATACAATACAAGGGAAAGTCTTCTCTTTTATTAAAACTGATTTAATAATTCTGAATATTTTTTTTATCATTTTACTCTTTTATATACTGCAAAAAAATGAGGAACAGAAGGTGTTTGATTATCATCATATGCTAAAAAACTAATCTCTTCTAATCCATCACTTTGTACAAATTGATTTATCTCTTTTTTATCCAAAGGTAAGGGAATATCAGTTAAGTTTTTGTTTTCTTCTCTACTTCTACAAGATACAAGAACATATCCACCAATAGTTAATAAGTTTGAAATGGCAACTCTAGCTTTGATTCTATAATCACCTGGTAAAACTTGTATTGTATTACATTCATATACTAAATCAAAGTTTTTAAGCCATGATTTATCATATTCAAATAAGTTTGCCACAAGATAATCAACTTTTGTATTTGGATATCTTTTTTTACAAAGTTCAATTGCAGTAGGGGATATATCAAATGCAGTAACTTCAAATCCAAAGTCACTTAAGGCTTCTGCATCATCACCAACACCACATCCTATAACAATAGCTTTGGGAGCTTGTTTATTGATTTTATTATTCTTTAACCAATTGATTAAATAAGGACTTGCTTCCAAATCAGCCCAAAATACTTTTTTATAATCTCCATTTGCATTTTTGTAAATTGTATCAAACCAATCAAGTGGTTTATTATCTTCTTGGTATTGTTTAACCATTTTTTTGTATTCAATTGGGTCAAATGTTTGCAT
This portion of the Arcobacter nitrofigilis DSM 7299 genome encodes:
- a CDS encoding class I SAM-dependent methyltransferase, which produces MQTFDPIEYKKMVKQYQEDNKPLDWFDTIYKNANGDYKKVFWADLEASPYLINWLKNNKINKQAPKAIVIGCGVGDDAEALSDFGFEVTAFDISPTAIELCKKRYPNTKVDYLVANLFEYDKSWLKNFDLVYECNTIQVLPGDYRIKARVAISNLLTIGGYVLVSCRSREENKNLTDIPLPLDKKEINQFVQSDGLEEISFLAYDDNQTPSVPHFFAVYKRVK